Proteins encoded within one genomic window of Prauserella marina:
- a CDS encoding SseB family protein: protein MWDALQKGDSQRFARLVIENRLYVPKLPERNSPDWWELSTALALEREHVFVFTSVASMDLVLGRFVRGYGTTDFATLLRQWRNPDWALAINPGLPIGLALPPAALPAVASGELSLKAISEVEEETSEFMEGEIRALCLEGLGVDQESASGPQSSAPVNALERELVAAVAQQDGGAFIDAVIGADVVVPTSRPVTDPVELDELTEEDFPWLKIEGGPVTAVPVFSSESLLDDIVTAPGDRPRVTIPFLSVLTRWPDETHVLCFNPGTDTELILFGDTVLELLAAVAEAIDDGSGSGGGQPY from the coding sequence ATGTGGGACGCCCTTCAGAAGGGCGACAGCCAGCGCTTCGCGCGGCTGGTGATCGAGAACCGGCTCTACGTGCCGAAACTGCCCGAGCGCAACAGTCCTGACTGGTGGGAGCTGAGCACGGCGCTCGCGCTGGAGCGGGAGCACGTGTTCGTCTTCACGTCGGTAGCGTCGATGGACCTGGTCCTCGGCCGGTTCGTGCGTGGTTACGGGACGACGGATTTCGCCACCCTGCTCAGGCAGTGGCGGAACCCCGACTGGGCGCTGGCGATCAACCCCGGCCTTCCGATCGGGCTCGCGTTGCCGCCTGCCGCGTTGCCGGCGGTCGCGTCGGGGGAGCTGTCGCTGAAGGCGATCTCCGAGGTGGAAGAGGAAACCTCCGAGTTCATGGAGGGTGAGATCAGGGCCCTGTGCCTTGAGGGGCTCGGGGTGGACCAGGAGTCCGCGTCAGGGCCACAGAGCTCGGCGCCGGTCAACGCGCTTGAGCGGGAACTGGTCGCCGCCGTGGCGCAGCAGGACGGTGGTGCGTTCATCGACGCGGTGATCGGTGCCGACGTCGTGGTTCCGACCTCACGTCCGGTGACCGACCCGGTGGAGCTGGATGAGTTGACCGAGGAGGACTTCCCCTGGCTGAAGATCGAAGGTGGACCGGTCACGGCTGTCCCGGTGTTCAGCTCGGAGTCGTTGCTTGACGACATCGTCACAGCTCCGGGGGACCGACCCCGTGTGACCATCCCGTTTCTGTCCGTCCTCACCAGGTGGCCTGACGAGACCCATGTGCTGTGCTTCAATCCCGGCACGGACACCGAGTTGATCCTGTTCGGTGACACGGTTCTCGAACTTCTCGCGGCCGTCGCGGAAGCTATTGACGACGGCTCCGGAAGCGGGGGCGGTCAGCCGTACTGA
- a CDS encoding right-handed parallel beta-helix repeat-containing protein, with amino-acid sequence MARTLHVAPEQRGAFPTIRDALDAATNGTTIAIAAGEYREALTVQQQHIVFSAEEDNSVTIVSPTPDQPAITAFGAKIELTGVNLRCEESSAARIRGGQAKIIDCEASAGFAAAVTISEGAEVELINTKITGGQYGLIIEESDGVVDRCEIRDIVDDAMILRLGTRAKVRHTTITGCGFRGIYMYQAADSSIDRCEISHTGDVGIAVADQSSPVITASWIHDTQGVGISVGKGCGGVIEGCRVENTASPGIFVDPGARTEIREGDDKAGAKTPVGANASKGNQQDLERVEKLLSELDGMIGLSGVKSEVRALIDEIQVNEWRRSEGLSIGTVSNHLVFAGAPGTGKTTIARIYGQLLKALGILPNGKFKEVARRDLVGQYIGHTAEKAASAFDEARGGVLFIDEAYTLSRSSGGGADFGQEAIDTLVKLMEDHRDEVAVIVAGYTGEMRKFLDANPGLASRFGKTLEFENYTPDQLVQIARHVAKGADYELAENVELALLEWFSQIERDESFGNAREARKLLERMRKAQSTRLRALGRRPDRSDLTTLNLDDLLEAVSEKG; translated from the coding sequence ATGGCACGCACCCTTCACGTAGCACCCGAGCAGCGCGGTGCCTTTCCCACGATCCGCGACGCACTCGACGCCGCGACGAACGGGACGACCATCGCGATCGCAGCGGGTGAGTACCGCGAAGCGTTGACTGTCCAGCAGCAGCACATCGTGTTCAGCGCCGAGGAGGACAACTCGGTCACCATCGTCTCGCCGACTCCCGACCAGCCCGCCATCACGGCTTTCGGCGCCAAGATCGAGCTGACCGGCGTCAACCTGCGCTGCGAGGAAAGCTCGGCCGCGCGCATCCGCGGCGGTCAGGCGAAGATCATCGACTGTGAGGCGTCCGCGGGCTTCGCGGCGGCGGTCACCATCTCGGAGGGCGCCGAGGTCGAACTGATCAACACCAAGATCACCGGCGGCCAGTACGGGCTCATCATCGAGGAGTCGGACGGCGTCGTCGACCGCTGCGAAATCCGCGACATCGTCGACGACGCGATGATCCTGCGGCTCGGGACGCGGGCCAAGGTCAGGCACACGACCATCACCGGCTGCGGTTTCCGCGGCATTTACATGTATCAGGCCGCCGATTCGAGCATCGACCGCTGCGAGATCTCGCACACCGGAGACGTCGGCATCGCGGTCGCCGACCAAAGTTCGCCCGTGATCACCGCCTCGTGGATCCATGACACCCAGGGGGTCGGAATCTCCGTCGGCAAGGGCTGCGGTGGCGTCATCGAGGGCTGCCGGGTCGAGAACACCGCGTCGCCCGGCATCTTCGTCGATCCCGGCGCACGCACGGAAATCCGCGAGGGTGACGACAAGGCGGGCGCCAAAACCCCCGTCGGCGCCAACGCGTCGAAGGGCAACCAACAGGATCTCGAACGCGTCGAGAAGCTGCTGAGCGAACTCGACGGCATGATCGGGTTGTCCGGGGTGAAGAGCGAAGTCAGGGCTCTCATCGACGAGATCCAGGTCAACGAGTGGCGGCGCAGCGAAGGTCTTTCGATCGGCACGGTCAGCAACCACCTCGTCTTCGCCGGTGCGCCCGGTACCGGTAAGACGACGATCGCCCGCATTTACGGGCAGCTGCTCAAGGCACTCGGCATCCTGCCGAACGGCAAGTTCAAGGAGGTCGCGCGGCGCGACCTCGTCGGTCAGTACATCGGGCACACGGCGGAAAAAGCGGCGTCGGCGTTCGACGAAGCACGGGGCGGGGTGCTGTTCATCGACGAGGCGTACACGCTGTCCCGGTCGAGCGGCGGCGGCGCGGACTTCGGCCAGGAAGCCATCGACACCCTCGTGAAGCTCATGGAAGACCACCGCGACGAGGTTGCGGTCATCGTCGCCGGGTACACCGGCGAGATGCGGAAGTTCCTCGACGCCAACCCCGGCCTGGCTTCCCGGTTCGGCAAGACGCTCGAATTCGAGAACTACACGCCGGATCAGCTCGTGCAGATCGCGAGGCATGTCGCGAAGGGCGCCGACTACGAACTGGCTGAGAACGTAGAGCTGGCGTTGCTGGAGTGGTTCTCGCAAATCGAGCGGGACGAGAGCTTCGGTAACGCGCGTGAGGCCCGCAAGCTGCTCGAACGCATGCGCAAGGCACAGTCGACCCGGCTGCGGGCGCTCGGCCGCAGGCCCGACCGCAGCGACCTCACCACGTTGAACCTCGACGACCTGCTCGAAGCCGTCAGCGAAAAAGGCTGA
- a CDS encoding DoxX family protein — MIDPWWPVAVLAFIQAGDAFLCWKPVAFVRDCLRDVGFPPRFWRVLPPLKLTATAGLVAGIWWRPLAVLTCAALVAYFLVAISMHVKARDFGRNLYLNATGMLLLCTATLVFTALRPS; from the coding sequence ATGATCGACCCGTGGTGGCCAGTAGCCGTCCTGGCTTTCATCCAGGCTGGTGACGCCTTCCTGTGCTGGAAGCCGGTCGCCTTCGTCCGTGACTGTCTGCGCGATGTCGGCTTCCCGCCGCGGTTCTGGCGAGTGCTGCCGCCGCTGAAACTGACGGCGACTGCCGGGCTCGTCGCGGGAATCTGGTGGCGCCCGCTCGCCGTGCTCACGTGTGCCGCTCTCGTCGCGTACTTCCTCGTGGCGATCAGCATGCACGTGAAGGCAAGGGACTTCGGCAGGAACCTCTACCTCAACGCGACCGGGATGCTGTTGTTGTGCACCGCCACACTGGTGTTCACCGCCCTCAGGCCGTCATGA
- a CDS encoding pyridoxamine 5'-phosphate oxidase family protein: MRETTAELQRLQDLLDSSLSRSTGHLRSIVTGRTVNAEQLTGILTGMCTLALSTVTAGHEPRISGADGHFLHGTWHFGTARSAAKAKHIAARPSVSVAHMRGEDLGVFAHGSAEILNPHDGEAAEGWPELLAYFKDLYGDDAFDWDGDVVFYRLHPHWMTVFAPDVDKLMTA; encoded by the coding sequence ATGCGTGAAACCACGGCGGAGCTCCAGCGGCTCCAGGATCTTCTCGACTCATCGCTCTCCCGTTCGACAGGGCACCTGCGCTCGATCGTCACCGGGCGCACGGTGAACGCCGAACAGCTCACCGGGATTCTGACCGGGATGTGCACCCTCGCCTTGTCGACCGTGACGGCGGGGCACGAGCCCCGCATCAGCGGTGCTGACGGGCATTTCCTGCACGGCACGTGGCACTTCGGAACGGCGCGCAGCGCGGCGAAGGCCAAGCACATCGCCGCTCGGCCCTCAGTCAGTGTCGCGCACATGCGCGGTGAGGACCTCGGGGTGTTCGCGCACGGCAGCGCGGAGATCCTCAATCCGCACGACGGCGAGGCCGCCGAGGGTTGGCCCGAACTGCTTGCCTACTTCAAGGACCTCTACGGCGACGACGCTTTCGACTGGGACGGCGACGTGGTGTTCTACCGGCTGCATCCACATTGGATGACCGTGTTCGCGCCGGACGTCGACAAGCTCATGACGGCCTGA